The Flaviramulus sp. BrNp1-15 genome has a window encoding:
- a CDS encoding DUF1801 domain-containing protein, translating to MDENVTKYIEKQKSLQKEICKKIRLLIFKTLPDIKEEMKWGVPAYGGGKCYFVSLKDHVNLGFSLKELSTEEIALLEGSGKTMKHIKMYSLEDIDEKRITDLILMVNNKTKVI from the coding sequence ATGGATGAAAATGTTACTAAATACATAGAAAAACAAAAATCTCTACAAAAAGAAATTTGCAAAAAAATAAGATTACTCATTTTCAAAACATTACCTGATATAAAAGAAGAAATGAAATGGGGTGTTCCTGCCTATGGTGGAGGTAAATGTTATTTTGTATCACTTAAAGACCACGTTAATTTAGGGTTTTCTTTAAAAGAACTATCTACAGAAGAAATAGCACTTTTAGAAGGTAGTGGTAAAACCATGAAACATATTAAAATGTATTCTTTAGAAGATATAGATGAAAAAAGAATTACTGATTTAATACTAATGGTTAACAACAAAACCAAAGTCATATAA